A genomic segment from Abditibacteriota bacterium encodes:
- a CDS encoding ATPase: MTKQLKFRDFSMLIALILIWAFFSVRNSLFLGPRNLSMLAIEVSITATLALGMLLVLIPGKIDLSVGSGVGLIGGIAAVMVFHHDVPAMVAMLCAIVVALILWWLMGLLIVKQNMPPFIITLGGMLVFKGLFWLVIKNATVPVMKGNVPNIYSFLTTYFLAPWIGFVIFAIVAAGILIVNISSRKSKIKYGFEVDLPEVFWLKTIIAIQIVLLLIVTLNNFRGIPLCLLILGAVALMVSVITKKTRFGRYLYAVGGNEEAARLSGINVDKVVIGAFALLGFIVALTGLMQTAYAGASTTTVGDLMEMDAIAACVIGGTSLMGGRGTVVGVLFGALIMASLLNGMTLLAVSPETKYIARGAALVLAVWMDVYLNRKKS; this comes from the coding sequence ATGACAAAACAACTGAAATTCAGAGACTTTTCCATGTTGATAGCCCTCATACTCATATGGGCGTTCTTCAGCGTCAGGAACTCTCTCTTTTTGGGCCCCCGCAACCTGTCCATGCTGGCCATCGAGGTGTCCATTACAGCCACCCTGGCCCTGGGCATGCTGCTGGTGCTGATACCGGGCAAGATCGATCTGTCCGTGGGCAGCGGCGTGGGTCTCATAGGCGGCATCGCGGCGGTGATGGTGTTCCATCATGACGTGCCGGCCATGGTCGCCATGCTGTGCGCCATAGTGGTGGCGCTGATACTGTGGTGGCTGATGGGCCTCCTGATCGTCAAGCAGAACATGCCTCCCTTTATCATCACCCTGGGCGGCATGCTGGTATTCAAGGGCCTCTTTTGGCTGGTGATCAAAAACGCCACCGTGCCCGTGATGAAGGGCAACGTGCCCAACATCTATTCGTTCCTGACCACCTACTTCCTGGCCCCCTGGATCGGCTTTGTGATATTTGCCATAGTGGCGGCGGGCATACTGATAGTCAACATCTCTTCCAGAAAGAGCAAGATCAAATACGGCTTTGAGGTGGATCTGCCCGAGGTCTTCTGGCTGAAAACCATCATCGCCATACAGATAGTGCTGCTGCTCATAGTCACCCTCAACAACTTCAGAGGCATCCCCCTCTGTCTGCTGATACTGGGCGCCGTGGCCCTGATGGTGAGCGTCATCACCAAAAAGACCCGCTTCGGCAGGTATCTCTACGCAGTGGGCGGCAATGAAGAAGCGGCCCGGCTGTCGGGCATCAACGTGGACAAGGTGGTCATAGGAGCCTTTGCCCTGCTGGGCTTCATAGTGGCCCTCACAGGTCTGATGCAGACCGCCTACGCCGGCGCCTCCACCACCACCGTGGGCGACCTGATGGAAATGGACGCCATCGCCGCCTGCGTCATCGGCGGCACCAGCCTCATGGGCGGCCGCGGCACCGTGGTGGGAGTCCTCTTCGGCGCATTGATCATGGCCTCCCTGCTGAACGGCATGACCCTGCTGGCAGTCAGCCCCGAGACCAAATACATCGCCCGCGGCGCAGCCCTGGTGCTGGCCGTGTGGATGGACGTGTATCTCAACAGGAAAAAGAGCTGA
- a CDS encoding sugar ABC transporter ATP-binding protein, with product MSAPDKILEIRDLTKIFGEVTVLDKVNFDLKEGEIHGLCGENGAGKSTLLKCISGVYPSYEGQILLRGVPCSFADISESRKAGLAVIYQELSLVNELSIAENIFLGEEPVQSGLINSDVMYRETADLLGRFNLDLKAEALVGDLGVGKQQLVEIAKALSKNSRILLLDEPSAALTEAEVKVLMEILRGLREQKVSCVYISHKLDEIFEICDRVTVLRDGKTIKTMDIGDTNTSEIISLMVGREITDIFPGRSSQIGETVLSVEGLSVEDEQSGKQILRDISFDLKKGEVLGLGGLMGAGRTELVMHLFGAFGHRTAGRVKIHGKEVRIQTPGDAIREGMVLLTEDRKRYGLVLDNTIGFNMSLSSLDRFSDKGFVNEDLEIVEEKKHFDELNVKAKGIEQYVGELSGGNQQKIVLGKALMADFDIIIFDEPTRGIDVGAKHEIYEIMNALTAQGKAVLMISGELPELMGMSDRIIVLSEGEIGGVFGKDATQEELMTAAIKFSK from the coding sequence ATGTCAGCTCCGGATAAGATCCTTGAGATACGGGATCTCACCAAGATCTTCGGGGAGGTCACCGTACTGGACAAGGTAAACTTTGATCTGAAGGAAGGAGAGATCCACGGCCTGTGCGGCGAAAACGGCGCAGGCAAATCCACACTGCTGAAATGCATTTCCGGCGTGTATCCCTCCTATGAGGGTCAGATACTGCTCCGCGGCGTCCCCTGCTCCTTTGCCGACATATCGGAGAGCAGAAAAGCGGGGCTGGCCGTCATCTATCAGGAGCTGTCGCTGGTCAACGAGCTGAGCATAGCGGAAAACATATTCCTGGGCGAAGAGCCGGTGCAGTCCGGACTGATCAACTCGGACGTCATGTACCGGGAGACCGCCGACCTGCTGGGCCGCTTCAATCTGGACCTGAAGGCCGAAGCCCTGGTAGGGGATCTGGGAGTAGGCAAGCAGCAGCTGGTGGAGATAGCCAAGGCTCTCTCGAAGAACTCCCGCATACTGCTGCTGGACGAGCCCTCCGCCGCCCTTACCGAAGCCGAGGTCAAGGTGCTCATGGAGATCCTGCGGGGGCTCCGGGAGCAAAAGGTGAGCTGCGTGTATATCTCCCACAAGCTGGACGAGATATTTGAGATATGCGACAGAGTCACGGTGCTCCGGGACGGCAAGACCATCAAGACCATGGACATCGGCGACACCAACACGAGCGAGATCATCAGCCTGATGGTGGGCCGGGAGATCACCGACATCTTCCCGGGGCGCTCGTCGCAGATAGGCGAGACCGTCCTCTCGGTGGAAGGCCTCTCCGTGGAGGACGAACAGAGCGGCAAGCAGATCCTCAGGGACATCAGCTTTGACCTGAAAAAGGGCGAGGTCCTGGGTCTGGGCGGCCTCATGGGCGCCGGCAGGACCGAGCTGGTGATGCACCTCTTCGGCGCCTTCGGACACAGGACCGCCGGCCGGGTGAAGATACACGGCAAGGAGGTCCGCATCCAAACCCCCGGAGACGCCATCAGGGAAGGCATGGTGCTCCTCACCGAGGACCGCAAACGCTACGGGCTCGTGCTGGACAACACCATCGGCTTCAATATGTCCCTCTCCAGCCTGGACAGGTTTTCCGACAAGGGCTTTGTCAACGAGGACCTGGAGATAGTGGAGGAAAAGAAGCATTTTGACGAGCTGAACGTGAAGGCAAAGGGCATCGAACAATACGTGGGCGAGCTCTCCGGCGGCAATCAGCAAAAGATAGTGCTGGGCAAGGCCCTCATGGCTGACTTTGACATCATCATATTCGACGAGCCCACCCGCGGCATCGACGTGGGAGCCAAGCACGAGATATACGAGATCATGAACGCGCTCACGGCGCAGGGCAAGGCCGTGCTCATGATATCCGGCGAGCTGCCGGAGCTGATGGGCATGAGCGACCGCATCATAGTATTGTCCGAGGGCGAGATCGGGGGCGTCTTTGGTAAAGACGCCACCCAGGAAGAGCTGATGACCGCAGCCATCAAGTTCAGCAAATAA
- a CDS encoding substrate-binding domain-containing protein, with protein sequence MKVVVPLTVISLILSVIIGLSFAKGAGVVSGTAQNPAPIISNQPLQEHHYTIGVSLDTLKEQRWQIDKAAMEERAKELGIDLVIQTANSDDTRQVQDVQGLITRDVDLIIIVPHNGTAMTKAVNEAKAAGIPVIAYDRLIQDCDLDLYITFDNFKVGEVQAQYLVDKIGGKGNIIRIYGSPVDNNAKTFKEGQDSVLKPYIESGDIKVVHEDWATNWDPAQATKITNAAITKVRDGFDGILASNDGTAQGAIQALKAEGYAGKKIVTGQDAELVALQRILGGTQSMTIYKPLKKLASAAIDCAVDILNGKEIKADDKVNNGKKDVPAKYSDVIAVDKDNIDMVIDEGMFTREQVYGKE encoded by the coding sequence ATGAAGGTAGTAGTTCCGCTCACCGTAATTTCACTTATTCTCAGCGTCATCATAGGCCTCAGCTTTGCCAAGGGCGCCGGCGTAGTCTCCGGCACCGCCCAGAATCCGGCTCCCATCATCAGCAACCAGCCGCTGCAGGAGCACCATTATACCATCGGCGTCTCCCTTGACACCCTGAAGGAGCAGCGCTGGCAGATAGACAAGGCAGCCATGGAAGAGCGCGCCAAGGAGCTGGGCATCGATCTGGTCATCCAGACGGCCAACAGCGACGACACCAGGCAGGTCCAGGACGTGCAGGGCCTCATCACCCGCGACGTGGACCTCATCATCATAGTTCCCCACAACGGCACTGCCATGACCAAAGCCGTCAACGAGGCAAAAGCTGCCGGCATCCCCGTGATAGCCTACGACCGCCTCATACAGGACTGCGATCTGGATCTGTATATCACCTTTGACAACTTCAAGGTGGGCGAGGTCCAGGCTCAGTATCTGGTGGACAAGATCGGCGGCAAGGGCAACATCATCCGCATTTACGGCTCCCCCGTGGACAACAACGCCAAGACCTTCAAGGAAGGTCAGGACTCCGTGCTGAAGCCCTACATCGAAAGCGGCGACATCAAGGTAGTCCACGAAGACTGGGCCACCAACTGGGATCCCGCCCAGGCCACCAAGATCACCAACGCAGCCATCACCAAGGTGCGTGACGGCTTTGACGGCATACTGGCCTCCAACGACGGCACTGCCCAGGGCGCCATCCAGGCTCTGAAGGCAGAGGGCTACGCCGGCAAGAAGATAGTCACCGGACAGGACGCCGAGCTGGTAGCCCTGCAGCGCATACTGGGCGGCACCCAGTCCATGACCATATACAAGCCCCTCAAAAAGCTGGCCTCCGCAGCCATCGACTGCGCAGTGGACATACTCAACGGCAAAGAGATCAAGGCTGACGACAAGGTCAACAACGGCAAGAAAGACGTGCCCGCCAAATACAGCGACGTCATAGCCGTGGACAAGGACAACATAGACATGGTCATAGACGAAGGCATGTTCACCAGAGAACAGGTTTACGGTAAGGAATAA
- a CDS encoding D-alanyl-D-alanine carboxypeptidase has translation MVSRLRSALILTLALVCLWGDAARGDTPARASLFRLDTGQVISAEAPRKPLPMASTTKLMTALVAADRDWDSLQVTSRDMAGTYPCMSFVPGTELSRRDALSAMLLCSANEIAQAIGNKWDYDGFVDEMNARARKLGMTDTEYQNTHGLDAPGHRSSCADLITLAEEVLRNRELRELVGQSRDEITVQGSRRQIESTFRPFLESVPGALGVKTGTTTGAGSCFVGAARLGDHVLYCAILHSNKGKAYRLAAAEMNRILTDYRLQRAVKKGEVFRSGKDFDGIAFASRNNTDVLLTGGEKYTVTLGYDPKYPVRRGDRAAWVRVTAPGYDRRIPLYAEENRLRPRREIAFSALISLLCLAMTGRYFADRAARGRQ, from the coding sequence ATGGTGAGCAGGCTGCGCTCAGCGCTGATCCTGACCCTGGCTCTCGTCTGCCTGTGGGGAGACGCCGCCCGGGGAGACACTCCCGCCCGGGCCAGCCTGTTCCGGCTGGACACGGGCCAGGTCATCAGCGCCGAGGCTCCCCGCAAGCCTCTGCCCATGGCCAGCACCACCAAGCTGATGACCGCGCTGGTGGCCGCGGACAGGGACTGGGACAGCCTGCAGGTGACCTCCCGGGATATGGCAGGCACGTATCCCTGCATGTCCTTTGTCCCCGGCACAGAGCTGTCCCGCCGGGACGCCCTCTCAGCCATGCTCCTGTGCTCCGCCAACGAGATCGCCCAGGCCATAGGCAACAAATGGGACTACGACGGCTTTGTGGACGAGATGAACGCCCGGGCCCGGAAGCTGGGCATGACCGACACGGAATACCAAAACACCCACGGGCTGGACGCTCCCGGCCACCGCAGCAGCTGCGCGGACCTGATCACCCTGGCCGAGGAGGTGCTGCGAAACAGGGAGCTCAGGGAGCTCGTGGGCCAAAGCCGGGACGAGATCACCGTGCAGGGCAGCCGTCGGCAGATAGAGAGCACCTTTCGCCCCTTCCTCGAATCGGTGCCCGGAGCCCTGGGCGTCAAGACCGGCACCACTACGGGCGCGGGCTCCTGCTTTGTGGGGGCGGCCCGCCTCGGGGACCACGTCCTGTACTGCGCCATCCTCCACTCGAACAAGGGCAAGGCCTACCGTCTGGCGGCGGCGGAGATGAACCGCATACTGACAGACTATCGCCTGCAGAGAGCCGTGAAAAAGGGAGAGGTCTTCCGGTCGGGCAAGGACTTTGACGGCATAGCCTTTGCCTCCCGCAACAACACGGACGTGCTGCTGACCGGGGGCGAAAAATACACCGTGACCCTGGGCTACGACCCCAAATACCCGGTGCGCCGGGGAGACAGGGCCGCCTGGGTCAGAGTCACCGCTCCCGGCTACGACAGGCGCATCCCCCTCTATGCCGAAGAAAACCGGCTGCGCCCCCGCAGGGAGATAGCCTTTTCCGCACTGATCTCCCTCCTGTGCCTCGCCATGACGGGCCGCTATTTTGCAGACAGGGCCGCCCGCGGCCGGCAGTAG
- the mtaB gene encoding tRNA (N(6)-L-threonylcarbamoyladenosine(37)-C(2))-methylthiotransferase MtaB, with the protein MKIWYHTLGCKVNQYETEKIRTALESVGYLTAREDEAFDICIINTCAVTGDAVSKTRAAIRKARGLQPGAFVVITGCSAGLCKGLPYDLAVSMEDKEHIPALIMERFPIVPRSCVPELRERTRAVVKVQEGCDQFCSYCIIPYLRNRFVCPGPAEVTEEVCRLAEQGFREIVLTGIRLGSYRSPEGGLDALIAKLLADTPIQRIRLSSIEAWEITPALLELFDDPRMAPHLHIPLQSGSAAVLKAMNRPYTPREYAALTDRVRSRVDNIGLTTDVIVGFPGETEELFDESCGFIRSMGFSRMHIFRYSPRRGTRAYGMPGQIEQQTKKRRARALSVIAGEMKQAFADKNASLPQQVIFETRDKQGRLRGYTGNYLEISTLRDCPVNECITLVPTGAENGELIW; encoded by the coding sequence ATGAAAATATGGTATCACACTCTGGGCTGCAAGGTCAATCAATACGAGACCGAAAAGATACGGACCGCGCTGGAAAGCGTGGGCTATCTGACCGCCCGCGAAGATGAGGCCTTTGATATCTGCATCATCAACACCTGCGCCGTCACAGGCGACGCCGTCAGCAAGACCCGGGCAGCCATCCGCAAGGCAAGAGGGCTGCAGCCCGGGGCCTTCGTGGTCATCACCGGCTGCTCCGCCGGCCTGTGCAAGGGTCTGCCCTACGACCTGGCAGTGTCCATGGAGGACAAGGAACACATCCCCGCCCTCATCATGGAGCGCTTTCCCATAGTCCCCAGGTCCTGCGTCCCGGAGCTGCGGGAGAGGACCCGGGCGGTGGTGAAGGTGCAGGAGGGCTGCGACCAGTTTTGCTCCTACTGCATCATCCCCTATCTGCGCAACCGCTTTGTCTGCCCCGGGCCGGCAGAGGTGACGGAAGAGGTCTGCCGGCTGGCGGAGCAGGGCTTCAGAGAGATAGTGCTCACGGGCATCAGGCTGGGCTCCTACCGGTCCCCCGAGGGCGGCCTGGACGCCCTTATAGCCAAGCTGCTCGCGGACACCCCCATACAGAGGATACGCCTCAGCTCCATAGAGGCCTGGGAGATCACTCCGGCCCTGCTGGAGCTCTTTGACGACCCCCGCATGGCCCCCCATCTGCACATACCCCTCCAAAGCGGCAGCGCGGCGGTGCTGAAGGCCATGAACCGGCCCTACACCCCCCGGGAATACGCCGCCCTCACAGACAGGGTGCGGAGCAGAGTGGACAATATAGGCCTCACCACCGACGTGATAGTGGGCTTTCCCGGGGAGACAGAGGAGCTCTTTGACGAAAGCTGCGGCTTTATCAGGTCCATGGGCTTTTCGCGCATGCACATATTCCGCTACTCCCCCCGCCGGGGCACCCGGGCCTATGGCATGCCGGGACAGATAGAACAGCAGACCAAAAAGCGCCGGGCCAGGGCCCTGTCGGTCATAGCCGGAGAGATGAAGCAGGCCTTTGCCGACAAAAATGCGTCCCTGCCCCAGCAGGTCATATTCGAGACCCGGGACAAACAGGGACGCCTGAGAGGCTACACCGGCAATTATCTGGAGATATCCACCCTCAGAGACTGCCCCGTCAACGAATGCATCACCCTGGTGCCCACCGGAGCCGAAAACGGAGAGCTGATATGGTGA
- the serC gene encoding 3-phosphoserine/phosphohydroxythreonine transaminase has product MNRAHNFNAGPAALPLEVLQTAQAELTDFMGSGMSVIEMSHRGKEFDQVNNEANAAVRRLMGVSDDYEVLFLQGGASLQFCMVPMNLCREGKKADYIVTGAWASKALKEAQLLGKANVIWDGKPEGFLRTPKACEIKVSPDAEYVHICSNETIGGIRFTEFPETGDAPLIADMSSDIMSRVIDVNKFGMIYAGAQKNIGPSGLALVIIRKDLIERAPENLSTMLKYSTHAKNASMFNTPNTWGIYILKLVCEHVEKLGGVAAMQKLNEEKAAILYNVLDGSDFWKTVMDKESRSIMNVVWRLETEELEKKFIAEAKAQNMIGLKGHRSVGGIRASIYNAVPKASVQALADFMNEFEKQNG; this is encoded by the coding sequence ATGAACAGAGCACACAATTTTAACGCAGGTCCCGCGGCCCTTCCTCTGGAGGTACTGCAGACGGCTCAGGCCGAGCTTACCGACTTTATGGGAAGCGGCATGTCCGTCATAGAGATGAGCCACCGGGGCAAGGAGTTCGACCAGGTCAACAACGAAGCCAACGCAGCCGTCCGCAGGCTGATGGGCGTATCCGACGATTATGAAGTCCTGTTCCTTCAGGGCGGCGCCAGCCTGCAGTTCTGCATGGTGCCCATGAACCTGTGCCGCGAAGGCAAAAAGGCCGACTATATCGTGACCGGCGCCTGGGCCTCCAAGGCCTTGAAGGAAGCGCAGCTCCTGGGCAAGGCCAACGTCATATGGGACGGCAAGCCCGAGGGCTTTCTGAGGACTCCCAAGGCCTGCGAGATCAAGGTCTCTCCCGATGCCGAATACGTGCATATCTGCTCCAACGAGACCATAGGCGGCATCCGCTTTACCGAATTTCCCGAGACCGGCGACGCGCCCCTCATCGCGGATATGTCCTCCGATATCATGTCCCGTGTCATAGACGTAAATAAATTCGGAATGATATACGCCGGCGCTCAGAAAAACATAGGCCCCTCCGGACTGGCCCTGGTCATTATACGCAAGGACCTCATTGAGAGGGCTCCCGAGAACCTGAGCACCATGCTGAAATACTCCACTCACGCCAAGAACGCCAGCATGTTCAACACCCCCAACACCTGGGGCATATATATCCTGAAGCTGGTGTGCGAGCACGTGGAGAAGCTGGGCGGCGTCGCCGCCATGCAGAAGCTGAACGAAGAAAAGGCCGCCATACTCTACAACGTGCTGGACGGCTCCGACTTCTGGAAGACAGTCATGGACAAGGAGAGCCGCAGCATCATGAACGTGGTCTGGAGACTGGAGACCGAGGAGCTGGAGAAGAAGTTCATCGCCGAAGCCAAGGCGCAGAACATGATAGGCCTCAAGGGCCACCGCTCCGTGGGAGGCATCAGGGCCTCCATCTACAACGCCGTGCCCAAGGCCAGCGTGCAGGCTCTGGCAGACTTCATGAACGAATTCGAAAAGCAAAACGGCTGA
- a CDS encoding aspartate kinase encodes MRVVQKYGGSSVATPEKMAVVAQRVAKRAQDAQVIVVISAMGDTTDDLIAIAKQINPKPDAREMDKLMASGEQISSALLTMALHNLGCDAISFTGAQAGIITENIATKARIKKIDTKRLRQELDKGKVVVVAGFQGITDNNIWADITTLGRGGSDTTAVAIAAALNTPEDPCVCEIFTDVEGVYTCDPRIEPNAKKLDTISYEEMLEMATYGARVMHNRAVELGWVYDVEILVAHSQKECPGTVIKKETDNMELRNPVKGIAHDTDVAKITLAAVPDQPGIAAKLFKSLTDGKISVDIIVQNIAENGKTDISFSVSEDDCDKAAEISEAIKQEMGAARVIVTKNVAKISIVGSGMESQPGYASTMFSALAERGINILAITTSEIRITCLIEEDRVKEAVRILHKAFELDA; translated from the coding sequence TTGAGAGTAGTTCAAAAATACGGGGGCAGCTCGGTAGCCACTCCCGAAAAAATGGCAGTAGTTGCCCAAAGGGTAGCCAAGAGAGCCCAGGACGCTCAGGTCATAGTGGTCATCTCCGCCATGGGCGACACCACCGATGACCTGATAGCCATCGCCAAGCAGATCAACCCCAAGCCCGACGCCAGGGAAATGGACAAGCTCATGGCCTCCGGAGAGCAGATATCCAGCGCTCTTCTGACCATGGCCCTGCACAATCTGGGCTGCGACGCCATCTCCTTTACGGGGGCCCAGGCCGGCATCATCACCGAAAACATAGCCACCAAGGCCCGCATCAAGAAGATAGACACCAAGCGGCTCCGCCAGGAGCTGGACAAGGGCAAGGTGGTGGTGGTAGCAGGCTTTCAGGGCATCACCGACAACAACATCTGGGCCGACATCACCACTCTGGGCAGAGGCGGCTCGGACACCACGGCCGTGGCCATAGCGGCGGCCCTCAACACCCCCGAGGACCCCTGCGTGTGCGAGATATTTACCGACGTTGAGGGCGTATATACCTGCGACCCCCGCATCGAGCCCAACGCCAAAAAGCTGGACACCATCTCCTATGAGGAAATGCTGGAGATGGCCACCTACGGCGCCAGAGTCATGCACAACCGGGCCGTGGAGCTGGGCTGGGTATATGACGTGGAAATTCTTGTGGCCCACTCTCAGAAGGAGTGTCCGGGCACTGTAATAAAAAAGGAGACCGATAATATGGAGCTCAGAAACCCTGTCAAGGGCATCGCTCATGATACAGACGTTGCAAAGATCACCCTGGCTGCAGTTCCGGATCAGCCCGGCATAGCGGCCAAACTCTTCAAATCCCTTACCGACGGCAAGATCAGCGTGGACATCATAGTCCAGAACATCGCCGAGAACGGCAAGACCGACATCAGCTTTTCCGTCTCCGAGGACGACTGCGACAAGGCCGCCGAGATCAGCGAGGCCATCAAGCAGGAAATGGGCGCTGCCAGAGTGATAGTCACCAAAAACGTGGCCAAGATATCCATCGTGGGCAGCGGCATGGAGAGCCAGCCCGGCTACGCCTCCACCATGTTCTCGGCCCTGGCCGAAAGAGGCATCAACATACTGGCCATCACCACCAGCGAGATCAGGATCACCTGTCTCATCGAGGAAGACCGGGTCAAGGAAGCCGTGCGCATCCTGCACAAGGCCTTCGAGCTGGACGCGTAA
- a CDS encoding S24 family peptidase has protein sequence MKLEDIIKQLAIDKHGSLRAFCDKEHLEYQTINKSLTRSVLRSSFQNTMKLCRALELDPYELVNGVVRKAKKSALSGEDRSRLEAMRKASRREKEIVDFVLKLSGAGDAAKTLSVRLFDMAVSAGPGNELTEDSYEQIDILYRAALRGADFCLTVKGDSMEPRFSGGDIVAVEETPSLSYGEIGVFVLNGEGYIKVYDREGLVSLNPKYDVIKPREGDDFRTVGRVLGKAEQVR, from the coding sequence ATGAAGCTTGAAGATATCATCAAACAGCTGGCCATAGACAAGCACGGCAGCCTCCGGGCCTTTTGCGACAAGGAGCATCTGGAATATCAGACCATCAACAAGAGCCTGACCCGCAGCGTGCTCAGGTCTTCCTTTCAGAACACCATGAAGCTGTGCCGGGCTCTGGAGCTGGACCCCTACGAGCTGGTCAACGGGGTGGTGCGGAAGGCGAAGAAAAGCGCTCTCTCCGGCGAGGACAGAAGCCGCCTGGAAGCCATGCGCAAGGCTTCCCGCAGAGAAAAGGAGATAGTGGACTTCGTGCTGAAGCTGTCCGGGGCAGGGGACGCCGCGAAGACCCTGTCCGTGAGGCTCTTCGATATGGCCGTGTCCGCCGGTCCCGGCAACGAGCTGACGGAGGACTCCTATGAGCAGATCGACATATTATACAGGGCGGCCCTGCGCGGCGCCGACTTTTGTCTCACCGTCAAGGGCGACAGCATGGAGCCCAGATTTTCCGGAGGCGACATAGTGGCGGTGGAGGAGACCCCTTCTCTGAGCTATGGTGAGATAGGTGTGTTCGTGCTCAACGGCGAAGGCTATATCAAGGTGTATGACAGGGAGGGGCTGGTGAGCCTCAACCCGAAGTATGACGTCATCAAGCCCCGGGAAGGCGACGACTTCCGCACGGTGGGCCGGGTCCTGGGCAAGGCGGAGCAGGTCCGATAG
- a CDS encoding metallophosphoesterase family protein produces the protein MRFLCASDLHLGRSSSVPSNPKGLDLSAAGALMRLADKANRENADWLLLAGDICDKGENEYAAQLMLQKAIDRMSSNIRIAMISGNHDEDSLERICGRLAKNYPDRVYFLNGKMDIGEGLSLLGYPYNSVDPEGVKQRLLKECDSSAIVLFHGDHRSAAGKYGGLTDDERRELATRSYFTVCGHNHYPEEAERGFINCGSPQALDAYDGGGSEKWHGAWMTENGEKTRFVPISNVCYVTVDVDIKDEPFDAFEEAEEAVPEGLSEFYLVTDVRFTGWADDLKKTFVSRSSSLDQLPNHFNGLNTLVRSVENLCLPKPEPGDYSPVGVLWSLITDRDLPEGFASREDLLMEADKLIDEMTGAVLKEYEKEFSPEEKRELVREAAVGLLQSLIIEEGKK, from the coding sequence ATGAGATTTTTATGTGCATCGGATCTGCATCTGGGCAGATCGTCTTCGGTCCCCTCAAATCCCAAGGGGCTGGACCTGTCCGCCGCCGGCGCTCTGATGAGGCTGGCGGATAAGGCAAACAGAGAAAACGCAGACTGGCTGCTGCTGGCCGGCGATATTTGTGACAAAGGTGAGAACGAATATGCCGCGCAATTGATGCTGCAAAAGGCTATTGACAGGATGAGCTCAAACATCCGTATTGCCATGATATCCGGCAACCACGACGAAGATTCACTCGAGCGTATATGCGGCAGGCTGGCGAAAAACTATCCGGACAGAGTGTATTTTCTCAACGGCAAAATGGATATAGGTGAAGGCTTGTCTCTTTTGGGATATCCCTACAACTCAGTCGATCCCGAGGGTGTGAAGCAAAGACTGCTGAAGGAGTGCGACTCTTCCGCCATCGTGTTGTTTCACGGCGACCACAGAAGCGCCGCCGGCAAATACGGCGGACTGACCGATGACGAGCGCAGAGAGCTGGCAACCCGCTCCTATTTCACCGTGTGCGGCCACAATCACTATCCGGAAGAGGCTGAAAGGGGATTTATTAACTGCGGTTCGCCCCAGGCCCTGGACGCCTATGACGGAGGCGGCTCGGAGAAATGGCACGGAGCCTGGATGACGGAAAACGGCGAAAAAACAAGGTTTGTCCCCATATCCAACGTATGCTATGTGACTGTGGACGTGGATATCAAGGACGAGCCTTTTGATGCTTTTGAGGAGGCGGAAGAAGCGGTGCCGGAAGGCTTGTCTGAGTTTTACCTTGTGACGGACGTGAGGTTTACCGGCTGGGCGGATGACCTCAAGAAGACGTTTGTGAGCAGGAGTAGCTCTTTGGACCAACTACCAAATCATTTTAATGGATTAAACACTCTTGTCCGCAGCGTGGAAAACCTGTGCCTGCCCAAGCCGGAGCCGGGGGATTATTCGCCTGTCGGAGTCCTTTGGTCCCTGATCACAGATAGGGATCTGCCTGAAGGCTTTGCCTCCAGGGAAGATCTGCTGATGGAAGCGGACAAGCTGATCGACGAAATGACCGGCGCGGTCCTGAAAGAGTATGAAAAGGAGTTTTCGCCGGAAGAAAAGCGGGAGCTGGTCCGCGAGGCTGCCGTCGGTCTCCTGCAATCACTGATAATAGAGGAGGGCAAAAAATGA